Proteins found in one Crassostrea angulata isolate pt1a10 chromosome 3, ASM2561291v2, whole genome shotgun sequence genomic segment:
- the LOC128177914 gene encoding regulator of microtubule dynamics protein 2-like: MSTFLRHNSLFLGGLGMGLLVGVGGSVIYFRLTTNVDTELRLISESISSLRREVEELKEKIATRRRRSPAFYSGTASSSGETDDEAYEDAYGGSDYEFHNFHDLQTEIHTQMNAKIGRDEQEETKDDNDSVNFFSSVDKLFDGTDEEKIKAYEMLQNNRDKFEGDVEYCWRLAKSTYQLSQIEGSRGELEKKKKLVYASKDLSQKAVAMDEKCANAHKWFAITLGSIGDYESTQEKIKNGYVFKEHIERAIQLNPKDPSNHHLLGRWCYGVYMLSWIERKAAATLFATPPASTAQEALTHFLEADRLNPGKWKENLLYVAKCYYQMSQYKEMTEWLDKAAAIPVVSQDDKTAEEEIQSLMKYRVK; encoded by the exons ATGTCGACATTTCTCAGACACAACTCCTTGTTTCTGGGGGGTTTGGGAATGGGTTTATTAGTCGGCGTTGGCGGATCTGTGATTTATTTTCGATTGACAACCAATGTTGATACTGAACTGCGCTTGATATCAGAATCCATTTCTTCTCTGCGGAGAGAGGTAGAggagttaaaagaaaaaattgccaCTCGTAGGAGGAGAAGTCCGGCATTCTATTCTGGGACCGCCTCCAGTAGCGGGGAAACGGATGACGAGGCTTATGAAGATGCATACGGAGG GTCAGACTATGAGTTCCATAACTTTCATGACCTTCAAACAGAAATCCATACTCAGATGAATGCGAAAATCGGCAGGGATGAACAAGAAGAAACAAAAGATGACAACGACAGTGTCAATTTCTTTTCAAGTGTTGACAAACTTTTCGATGGAACTGACGAGGAAAAAATAAAGGCTTATGAAATGCTGCAGAACAATAGAGACAAG TTTGAAGGTGATGTTGAATATTGTTGGCGACTAGCCAAAAGTACCTACCAGCTCTCACAGATTGAGGGAAGCAGAGGAGAACtggagaagaagaaaaaattagTGTATGCTTCCAAAGACCTGTCTCAGAAAGCTGTTGCCATGGATGAAAAATGTGCCAATGCTCACAAATG gtttgccATTACATTGGGAAGTATAGGAGATTATGAATCTACGcaagaaaagataaaaaatggaTATGTATTCAAG GAACATATAGAACGTGCAATACAACTTAATCCTAAGGATCCATCCAACCACCATCTCCTGGGCAGGTGGTGCTATGGG GTGTACATGCTTTCCTGGATAGAAAGAAAGGCAGCTGCCACTCTCTTTGCCACGCCCCCAGCCTCTACTGCTCAGGAGGCTCTCACCCATTTCCTTGAG GCAGATCGTCTAAACCCAGGAAAATGGAAAGAAAATCTACTCTATGTGGCAAAA tGCTATTACCAAATGTCGCAGTATAAAGAGATGACCGAATGGTTAGATAAAGCAGCAGCGATTCCTGTTGTTAGTCAAGAT GACAAGACAGCAGAAGAAGAAATCCAGTCTCTAATGAAGTACAGAGTGAAATAA